The sequence GGCATTCCGGCATTCTCGATGGCGGCGCGCAACTCGTCCCTCTCGGCCGCCTCGTCCTCGTCGTCGCCCAGTTCCTTCTGGATCTGGCGCAGCTGCTCGCGCAGCACATGCTCACGCTGGCGTTCGTCGAACTCCTTCTTCGTCTTCTCTCCGATCTCGCGTGAAAGCCGCATCACTTCCACGCGCGCGCCCAGCAGCGCGAGGACCTTGTCGAGACGGCGGCGGACGTCGAACGTCTCGAGGATGTCCTGCTTCTCCTCGCGCTTGGCGTCGATGATGTTCGCGACCATGTCGGCCAGCAGTGCCGGCGATTCCATGCCCTGCACGACGCCCTTCAATTCCTCGGGCGCGTTGGGAAGCAGGTCGATGGCCTCCACGGCCCGTTCCCGGAGCTGAAGGAATCGTGCCTCCACCTCGGGACCGACATCATCGGCCTGTTCCACCATCGCAACGCGTGCGACGAGGAAAGGCCAGCCTTCCAGGAACTGAAGCACGCGAAACCGCGTCTGTCCCTGGACGACGAGATGATGGATGCCTTCGGGTGCCGCGATGTGGCGCACGATGCGGCCCGCCGTGCCGACCCAGTGGACGTCGTCCTGCGAGACGTCGGTCTTCTCCGGGTCCCGCTGAAGCAGAAAACCGACGGGTGCTTCCGCCTTGGCCGCGACCTCCGCTGCCGCGACGGAGGTCGCACGGCCCACCGATACGGGCGAGAGGATGCCGGGGAACAGCACGGCATTGCGCATGGGGATGACGATCATCGCATCATCCGGCAAGGGGCGGACCGCGGCGTCGTGCCCGCCCTCCGGCGAGCCGTCGCCCGGTTTCGGCTTCGAGCCGCCCGACCACATCTCCTGCAATCTGGGAAAGATATCCATCGCTACGCCGCTCCAGTGACGACGGGTCTTCCGCCCGTCAGGACATCGAGGTGAGGCCGCGCGAGAGGGATTCAAGGGCGCGGGCGGCCGCCCGGAAGGCGGGCTAACCGCGCGGGTGATGCTTCTCGTGCAGCTGCTTGAGGCGCTCGCGGGCAACGTGCGTGTAGATCTGCGTCGTGGACACGTCGGCATGGCCCAGCAGCATCTGCACGACGCGCAGGTCGGCGCCGTGGTTGAGCAGATGCGTGGCAAAGGCGTGGCGCAGCACGTGCGGAGAAATGGATCTGGCGATGCCCGCTTCGAACGCATAGCGTTTCACCAGCATCCAGAATGCCTGCCGCGTCATCGGCTCGGCGCGGTGAGTCACGAAGATGGCGTCGGAGATCCGGGATTCAAGTAGAACGGGGCGGCTTTCGCGCAGATACCGCTCGAGCCAGTCGATCGCTTCCTCTCCGATGGGGACCAGGCGCTCCTTGGTCCCTTTCCCGACCACGCGCAGCACCCCCGCGTCCCGGCTCACCTGCGTGAGCCGCAGCGTGACCAGTTCGGTCACGCGCAGGCCCGTCGCGTACAGCAGTTCCAGCATCGCGCGATCCCGCAGTCCCATGGCGCTCGACATGTCGGGTGCGGACAGGAGGCGATCCACGTCCGCCTCGGTGAGCGACTTGGGCAGGGGACGCGGCAACTTCGGCGAATCGACGTTCAGTGTCGGGTCGGCCGACAGGCGGGAGTCGCGAACTTGCATGCGGTAGAAGCGCTTCAGCGTCGATAGCAGGCGGCCTGCGGAGCTGGCCTTCGTCCGGGCGCGGTAGCGGTGCGCAAGGTACGCGAGGATGTCCGCATGCGTCGCCGTGAGAAGGGCGCTCCCGCGATCCCCGTGCAGCCACGTCGCGAACAGCGCGAGATCGCGCCTGTAGGCATCCAGCGTGTTCCTCGACAGGCCATCCTCGAGCCACAGGCTGTCGCAGAAGCCATCGATGAGGGGATCGTCGGAGGTGGCCTGGGCGATGCGGGTTCGCCCTCTCCGGCGGACTTGCGAATCGCTCACCGGGCCACGCTCCGCCGCCCCGGTCTCACCCGGAACTGCGCCGTGAACCGGGCCCGGTGCGCCACCGGTGCAACACCACGGCGGCCACGGCAAGCAAAGCACCTGCCGTGTCGCTCCACGACGCCGACCACGCCAGCAGCAGACCGGCCACGATGAAGGCGGCACGCTCGACGAGAGACAGCTTGTGCGAGAGCCAGCCCTGCGCACCGATGGCCAGCGCGACGATCCCGCCGATCGCCGTGACGACGACGAGTGCGATGTCGGCGGCGGGGCCGGACAGCAGCAGTCCCACGCCCTCGGGCGCCAGCACGAACATGAACGGCGTGACGAACGCCGGCAAGGTGTACTTCCACGAGGAGAGCGTCGTCCGGTAGGGATCGCCGCCCGTGATGGCGGCTGCGGCAAACGGAGACAGCGCTGTGGGCGGCGAGACTTCGGACAGCACGGCGTAGTAGAAGATGAACATGTGCGCAGCGTAGTCGGCGATGCCCACGTGGATCAGCGCCGGGGCGGCCACGACCGCGCAGATGATGTAGGAGGCCGTCACTGGCACGGCGAGACCCACGATCCACACGAGCAACGCCGTGTACAGCGCGGTCAGCGCGCGGCTGCCGTCCGCATAGTCGATGACGATGCCACTGAACTTGAGCCCCAGTCCGGTGAGCGTGACGACGCCGACGATGATTCCGGCTGCGGCGCACGTGGCCGCCACACCCAGCACACCGCGCGATCCTTCGGCAAGCGCGCCGAGGAGGCGCTTGGGCACTAGGGCGGTGTCGCGGCGCACGAAGCTCAGTGCGACGGCGATGACGATCGCCCAGAACACGGACGTCATGGGCGAGAAACCGATCACGAGGAACACGACGACGGTGACCAGCGACAGGAAGTGGTAGCCGTGCTGGCGGACGAGCGTGGAGGCACGCAGGCCGGCGCCGGCGGCCACGGCGCCACCGAACTTGCGCGCGTCGATCTCCACCATCACGAACAGCGAGAGGTAGTAAAGCACGGTCGGGATGGCCGCCATGCGGATCACGTCGAGATAGGAGATCTTCAGGAACTCGGCGATGAGAAAGGCGGCGGCGCCCAGAACGGGGGGAGAGAGAATGGCACCCAGCCCCCCGGCCGCAAGCAGTCCTCCCGCGGATTCCTTGCTGTAGCCGGCACGTTCCAGGAGCGGATAGGCAACGGAACCGAGCGTGACGGTGGTCGCCACACCGCTGCCCGAAGGCCCGCCGAGCAGGAAAGAACCCAACACCACCGCGCGGCCCGGCGCACCCTTGCGGCGGCCCATCACGGCAAGCGCGAAATCGATGAAGAACTTGCCCGCACCGGAATACTGCAGCACGGCGCCGTAGATGGTGAAGAGCACGATGAGCGTGGCGCAGACGTCGATGGGCGTGCCGAAGATGCCTTCCATCGTCATCGTCATGTGGCCGACGAGCCGGTCGAGATCGTAGCCCTTGTGAGTCCAGGGAGCGGGCAGCCAGGGCCCGGCGAATGCGTAGGCGATGAAGGCCGAGACAACGGCGGGCATGACCCACCCGCTCGCCCGGCGCACGGCCTCCAGTACCAGCAGGATGAGGAGGCCGCCCGCAACGATGTCCCACGTCTGCGGTTCGGTCGCGCGTTCGGAGATGGCGTCCCAGTCGTGCAACAGATAGGCGATGCAGCCGAAGGTGACCAGCGCGAGCGGCCAGTCCCACGGCATGATGCGATCGCGAAAACGCCGTGAGGCGGGCAGCGTCAGGAACAGCAGACCCAGCATCAGCGCCACGTGCACGCCTCGCATCCAGGGAGCGCTGACGATGTCGAACGCCGCATAGAGATGCCACAGCGAGGTTCCCGCCAGGGCAACGGTGAGCAGCACCCCGAGGACACCGCGAAGCCGGTTGACAGCGCCTTCCTCTTCCTCGACGAAGCGGTCGGCCGCGGCGAGGCGGTCTGCATCGACCTGCGGGCCGGATGGGGAGCGTGTGGACATGCGGTCGGACGTGCCGGCTAGCCTGTGAACGGATTCCGGGGAAGATCTGATCGATGTACGCGGATCGCGCGCATCGATCAGATCTTCCCTAGAGCTTCAGTCCCTTCTCCGCGAAGAACCGGAT comes from Betaproteobacteria bacterium and encodes:
- the xerD gene encoding site-specific tyrosine recombinase XerD codes for the protein MAQATSDDPLIDGFCDSLWLEDGLSRNTLDAYRRDLALFATWLHGDRGSALLTATHADILAYLAHRYRARTKASSAGRLLSTLKRFYRMQVRDSRLSADPTLNVDSPKLPRPLPKSLTEADVDRLLSAPDMSSAMGLRDRAMLELLYATGLRVTELVTLRLTQVSRDAGVLRVVGKGTKERLVPIGEEAIDWLERYLRESRPVLLESRISDAIFVTHRAEPMTRQAFWMLVKRYAFEAGIARSISPHVLRHAFATHLLNHGADLRVVQMLLGHADVSTTQIYTHVARERLKQLHEKHHPRG
- a CDS encoding TRAP transporter fused permease subunit, with amino-acid sequence MSTRSPSGPQVDADRLAAADRFVEEEEGAVNRLRGVLGVLLTVALAGTSLWHLYAAFDIVSAPWMRGVHVALMLGLLFLTLPASRRFRDRIMPWDWPLALVTFGCIAYLLHDWDAISERATEPQTWDIVAGGLLILLVLEAVRRASGWVMPAVVSAFIAYAFAGPWLPAPWTHKGYDLDRLVGHMTMTMEGIFGTPIDVCATLIVLFTIYGAVLQYSGAGKFFIDFALAVMGRRKGAPGRAVVLGSFLLGGPSGSGVATTVTLGSVAYPLLERAGYSKESAGGLLAAGGLGAILSPPVLGAAAFLIAEFLKISYLDVIRMAAIPTVLYYLSLFVMVEIDARKFGGAVAAGAGLRASTLVRQHGYHFLSLVTVVVFLVIGFSPMTSVFWAIVIAVALSFVRRDTALVPKRLLGALAEGSRGVLGVAATCAAAGIIVGVVTLTGLGLKFSGIVIDYADGSRALTALYTALLVWIVGLAVPVTASYIICAVVAAPALIHVGIADYAAHMFIFYYAVLSEVSPPTALSPFAAAAITGGDPYRTTLSSWKYTLPAFVTPFMFVLAPEGVGLLLSGPAADIALVVVTAIGGIVALAIGAQGWLSHKLSLVERAAFIVAGLLLAWSASWSDTAGALLAVAAVVLHRWRTGPGSRRSSG